One genomic window of Comamonas antarctica includes the following:
- a CDS encoding nucleotide disphospho-sugar-binding domain-containing protein yields the protein MHLAFIVPPFTSHVRALEALACALLNRGHRVSWLQQADVAALLQDHRIGFQALGAASHPAGSLEGLVARAANPGGPLGLRRVIGDVADSTDMLCREAPAWLEQLGVEAIVADQMEAAGGILAAGMGLPFVSVACALPVNRDPRVPLPVMPWGYAVDARGVQLNAGSTRVYDWMMGRHEAVIQRHAARFGLTGRRTLADCVSPLAQISQTTPGFDFARTAPAPRLHHVGPLRGPAAQEAPLALPLDADRPFVFASLGTLQGGRHALFERIARACRAEGLQLLIAHCDRLNEAQAAALLRAGATAVTGFAPQRAALARADVVVTHAGLNTVMDALEAGTPQLALPIAFDQPGVAARIAHAGTGLKLLPPLAGVKALRGALRRLLDEPHFAERSRALGREIALAGGVEHAADLTEAALLPHRPYLRPAPAAKNHAVAAPV from the coding sequence ATGCACCTTGCCTTCATCGTTCCCCCGTTCACCAGCCATGTGCGCGCGCTGGAGGCGCTGGCGTGCGCGCTGCTGAACCGGGGCCACCGCGTGAGCTGGCTGCAGCAGGCCGATGTCGCGGCGCTGCTGCAAGACCATCGCATCGGCTTCCAGGCCCTGGGCGCGGCCAGCCATCCCGCGGGCAGCCTCGAGGGCCTCGTCGCGCGCGCCGCGAATCCCGGCGGCCCGCTGGGCCTGCGCCGCGTGATCGGCGATGTCGCGGACAGCACCGACATGCTGTGCCGCGAGGCGCCGGCCTGGCTCGAGCAACTGGGCGTCGAGGCCATCGTCGCCGACCAGATGGAAGCCGCGGGCGGCATCCTGGCTGCCGGCATGGGGCTGCCGTTTGTCTCGGTGGCCTGCGCCCTGCCGGTCAACCGCGATCCGCGCGTGCCGCTGCCGGTGATGCCCTGGGGCTACGCCGTCGACGCGCGCGGCGTACAGCTCAACGCCGGCAGCACCCGCGTCTATGACTGGATGATGGGACGGCACGAGGCCGTGATCCAGCGGCATGCCGCGCGCTTTGGCCTCACGGGCCGGCGCACGCTGGCCGACTGCGTCTCGCCGCTGGCGCAGATCAGCCAGACCACGCCCGGCTTTGACTTTGCGCGCACCGCGCCCGCGCCGCGCCTGCACCATGTCGGCCCCTTGCGCGGGCCCGCGGCGCAGGAGGCGCCGCTGGCGCTGCCGCTCGATGCGGACCGGCCGTTTGTCTTTGCCTCGCTGGGCACGCTGCAGGGCGGCCGCCATGCGCTGTTCGAGCGCATCGCGCGCGCCTGCCGCGCCGAGGGCCTGCAATTGCTGATTGCGCATTGCGACCGGCTCAATGAAGCGCAGGCCGCGGCGCTGCTGCGTGCCGGCGCCACCGCCGTGACCGGGTTTGCGCCGCAGCGCGCCGCGCTCGCGCGCGCCGATGTGGTGGTGACGCACGCGGGCCTGAACACCGTCATGGACGCACTCGAAGCCGGCACGCCGCAGCTCGCCTTGCCGATTGCCTTCGACCAACCCGGCGTGGCGGCGCGCATCGCGCACGCCGGCACCGGACTCAAGCTGCTGCCGCCGCTCGCCGGTGTCAAGGCGCTGCGGGGCGCGCTGCGCCGGCTGCTGGACGAGCCGCACTTTGCCGAGCGCAGCCGCGCCCTGGGCCGCGAAATCGCGCTGGCCGGCGGCGTGGAGCATGCGGCCGATCTGACCGAAGCCGCGCTGCTGCCGCACCGGCCCTATCTGCGGCCCGCCCCGGCGGCGAAAAACCATGCCGTCGCGGCCCCTGTCTGA
- a CDS encoding polyprenyl synthetase family protein: MPVLLALPPCSSTAALPPGEAQARLIAALRARIDERLGQLLPAADAQENPVAAAMRYGVLAPGKRVRPLLLLLAARGFGIAPDDVLDAACALEMVHAASLFLDDLPCMDDARLRRAQPTVHVAFGEDVAMLAAVALLAGAWRITAAASALPPLVRTDMVGVLSEAVGINGLVSGQYRDLHASGPARTTPQIAQTNQQKTGALFTAAFELAGLAAGANSATREMMGEAAEALGQAFQLADDLADGEMDISALGKDCQQDIGKPTLVALVGPARTRRILAGHVRRAEALLAQAMPGDQALAQFTRSLFTAQRRAAA, from the coding sequence ATGCCCGTGTTGCTTGCCCTGCCGCCCTGTTCCTCCACCGCTGCCCTGCCGCCAGGCGAGGCGCAGGCACGGCTGATCGCCGCGCTGCGCGCGCGCATCGACGAACGCCTGGGCCAGCTGCTGCCCGCCGCCGATGCGCAGGAAAATCCGGTCGCCGCGGCCATGCGCTATGGCGTGCTCGCTCCGGGCAAGCGCGTGCGGCCGCTGCTGCTGCTGCTCGCCGCGCGCGGCTTCGGCATCGCGCCGGACGATGTGCTGGACGCCGCCTGCGCGCTGGAGATGGTGCATGCGGCCTCGCTGTTTCTCGATGACCTGCCCTGCATGGACGACGCCCGGTTGCGCCGCGCCCAGCCCACCGTGCATGTGGCGTTTGGCGAAGACGTGGCCATGCTCGCGGCGGTGGCGCTGCTCGCGGGCGCATGGCGCATCACCGCCGCGGCCAGCGCGCTGCCGCCGCTGGTGCGCACCGACATGGTCGGCGTGCTGTCGGAGGCCGTGGGCATCAATGGCCTGGTGAGCGGCCAGTACCGCGACCTGCACGCCAGCGGCCCGGCGCGCACCACGCCGCAGATCGCGCAGACCAACCAGCAAAAGACCGGCGCGCTGTTCACCGCGGCCTTCGAGCTCGCGGGTCTGGCCGCCGGCGCCAATAGCGCCACGCGGGAGATGATGGGCGAAGCCGCCGAGGCGCTGGGCCAGGCCTTCCAGCTCGCCGACGACCTGGCCGATGGCGAGATGGACATCTCGGCATTGGGCAAGGACTGCCAACAGGACATCGGCAAGCCGACGCTGGTGGCGCTGGTCGGCCCGGCGCGCACGCGGCGCATCCTGGCCGGCCATGTGCGCCGCGCCGAGGCGCTGTTGGCCCAGGCCATGCCCGGAGACCAGGCGCTGGCGCAGTTCACGCGCAGCCTGTTCACGGCGCAGCGCCGCGCGGCCGCCTGA
- the ilvB gene encoding biosynthetic-type acetolactate synthase large subunit yields MKTDTREKPPTALATAAAHPARNGAETLLDTLVACGIDTIFGYPGGAALPLYDALHGQPAIRHVLVRHEQAAVHAAEGYARSTGRLGVVLVTSGPGVANTISGLLDAMSDSVPLLCISGQVASGVIGTQAFQECDALGISRPVTKWNHQPRAANDIAEAVREAVRIALGGRPGPVLLDLPKDVQLQHVDAPAPAPAPAMPARPALPGRAALQAAAALIAQAQRPVLYGGGGLINAGEAACARFAALARDWQLPTTLTLMGLGALPASDPLHLGMLGMHGTLEANLAMHHADLIICVGARFDDRITGRLSDFAPGARKIHVDIHAGNIGKVIPVDVALAGDCGAVLEALTALLPPPAPAGRLAPWWQRIDHWRRADCLAFTPGATTILPQQLMRAVRAQLAGRDAIVATDVGQHQMWAAQHLAIERPRRWLTSGGAGTMGYGLPAAIGAQIAHPDKPVVCISGDASVLMNIQELSTAVQHQTPVRLVLCNNGYMGMVRQWQQLNHGNRLSHSWNAALPDFVALARAFGWGARRVDDARELDAALDECLAHDGPFFLDVQVAAQQNCYPMMPAGRGHHEVMLADDRWYCEQP; encoded by the coding sequence ATGAAAACCGATACCCGCGAAAAACCACCGACCGCTCTCGCCACCGCTGCGGCCCACCCCGCGCGCAATGGCGCCGAGACCCTGCTCGATACCCTGGTGGCCTGCGGTATCGACACCATCTTCGGCTACCCCGGCGGCGCGGCGCTGCCGCTGTATGACGCGCTGCACGGCCAGCCCGCGATCCGCCATGTGCTGGTGCGCCACGAGCAGGCGGCGGTGCATGCCGCCGAAGGCTATGCGCGCAGCACCGGCCGCCTGGGCGTGGTGCTGGTGACTTCGGGGCCGGGCGTGGCCAACACCATCTCCGGCCTGCTCGATGCGATGAGCGATTCGGTGCCGCTGCTGTGCATCAGCGGCCAGGTCGCGAGCGGCGTGATCGGCACGCAGGCCTTCCAGGAATGCGATGCGCTGGGCATTTCGCGGCCCGTGACCAAGTGGAACCACCAGCCGCGCGCGGCCAACGACATTGCCGAGGCCGTGCGCGAGGCGGTGCGCATCGCGCTGGGCGGGCGGCCCGGGCCGGTGCTGCTGGACCTGCCCAAGGACGTGCAGCTGCAGCATGTCGATGCGCCCGCGCCCGCGCCGGCGCCGGCCATGCCCGCACGGCCGGCGCTGCCGGGCCGCGCCGCGCTGCAGGCCGCGGCGGCGCTGATCGCGCAGGCCCAGCGCCCGGTGCTGTATGGCGGCGGCGGGCTGATCAACGCCGGCGAGGCCGCGTGCGCCCGCTTTGCGGCATTGGCGCGCGACTGGCAACTGCCGACGACGCTGACGCTGATGGGCCTGGGCGCGCTGCCCGCCTCCGATCCGCTGCACCTGGGCATGCTGGGCATGCACGGCACGCTGGAGGCGAATCTCGCCATGCACCACGCCGACCTGATCATCTGCGTGGGCGCGCGCTTCGACGACCGCATCACCGGGCGCCTGAGCGACTTCGCGCCGGGCGCGCGCAAGATCCATGTCGACATCCATGCCGGCAATATCGGCAAGGTGATCCCGGTGGATGTGGCGCTGGCCGGCGACTGCGGCGCGGTGCTCGAAGCGCTCACGGCGCTGCTGCCGCCGCCCGCGCCGGCCGGGCGGCTCGCGCCCTGGTGGCAGCGCATCGACCACTGGCGCCGCGCCGACTGCCTGGCCTTCACGCCCGGCGCAACCACCATCCTGCCGCAGCAGTTGATGCGCGCCGTGCGCGCGCAGCTGGCCGGACGCGACGCGATTGTCGCGACCGATGTCGGCCAGCACCAGATGTGGGCCGCGCAGCACCTGGCCATCGAGCGGCCGCGGCGCTGGCTGACCTCGGGCGGCGCGGGCACCATGGGCTACGGCCTGCCCGCGGCGATTGGCGCGCAGATCGCGCATCCCGACAAGCCCGTGGTCTGCATCAGCGGCGATGCCTCGGTGCTGATGAACATCCAGGAGCTGTCCACCGCCGTGCAACATCAGACGCCGGTGAGGCTGGTGCTGTGCAACAACGGCTACATGGGCATGGTGCGGCAATGGCAGCAGCTCAACCACGGCAACCGCCTGAGCCACAGCTGGAACGCGGCGCTGCCCGATTTCGTCGCGCTGGCGCGCGCCTTCGGCTGGGGCGCGCGTCGCGTGGACGATGCGCGCGAACTCGATGCGGCGCTGGACGAATGCCTGGCCCATGACGGCCCGTTCTTTCTCGACGTGCAGGTCGCCGCGCAGCAGAACTGCTACCCGATGATGCCCGCGGGCCGCGGCCACCACGAGGTGATGCTGGCCGACGACCGCTGGTACTGCGAGCAGCCCTGA
- a CDS encoding Lrp/AsnC family transcriptional regulator, giving the protein MPTSKTIRKNALEEEKPPLQFDKHDLAILRELLEDSRRTLQEIGAAVKLSPTTCWSRIKRLEAEGVIKQYRIELDRARLGFRDTVIVQLTLESHTDETLFEFGRVLARIPEVMEAYLVSGDYDYFIRIAVKDTRDYERLLREQLYKIPGIRHSKSSFVLRVLKDEHAPLLP; this is encoded by the coding sequence ATGCCGACGTCGAAAACCATTCGGAAAAACGCGCTTGAAGAAGAAAAACCACCGCTTCAGTTCGACAAGCACGATCTCGCCATCCTGCGCGAGCTGCTCGAAGACTCGCGCCGCACGCTGCAGGAGATCGGCGCGGCGGTGAAGCTCTCGCCCACCACCTGCTGGAGCCGCATCAAGCGGCTCGAGGCCGAGGGCGTGATCAAGCAGTACCGCATCGAGCTCGACCGCGCGCGCCTGGGCTTCCGCGACACGGTGATCGTGCAGCTCACGCTGGAGAGCCATACCGACGAGACGCTGTTCGAGTTCGGCCGCGTGCTGGCGCGGATTCCCGAGGTGATGGAGGCCTATCTGGTCTCGGGCGACTATGACTACTTCATCCGCATCGCGGTGAAGGACACGCGCGACTACGAACGCCTGCTGCGCGAGCAGCTCTACAAGATTCCGGGCATACGCCACAGCAAATCGAGCTTCGTGCTGCGCGTGCTCAAGGACGAGCATGCGCCACTGCTGCCCTAG
- a CDS encoding type 1 glutamine amidotransferase domain-containing protein, which yields MAANVSGKKIAVLVTDGFEQVELTGPKKALEAAGAQVTILAPKPGSVQGFHHTDKGDSFPVDATIGAANPEDFDAVLLPGGVQNADALRVDEDARAFVKQIAAQAKPIAVICHGPWLLIDAELVKGRTLTSWPSLKVDLKNAGAQWVDAEVQVDQQLVSSRKPDDIPAFNEQFLKLLGAAG from the coding sequence ATGGCTGCCAATGTTTCCGGAAAGAAAATCGCCGTTCTCGTCACCGATGGCTTCGAGCAGGTCGAGCTGACCGGCCCGAAAAAGGCGCTTGAAGCCGCGGGCGCGCAAGTCACCATCCTCGCGCCCAAGCCCGGCAGCGTCCAGGGCTTTCACCACACCGACAAGGGCGACAGCTTCCCCGTCGACGCCACGATCGGCGCGGCGAATCCCGAGGACTTCGATGCCGTGCTGCTGCCCGGCGGCGTGCAGAACGCCGATGCCTTGCGCGTCGACGAAGACGCGCGCGCCTTCGTCAAGCAGATCGCGGCGCAGGCCAAGCCGATCGCGGTGATCTGCCACGGCCCCTGGCTGCTGATCGATGCCGAGCTGGTCAAGGGCCGCACCCTGACCAGCTGGCCCAGCCTCAAGGTGGATCTGAAGAATGCCGGTGCGCAATGGGTCGATGCCGAGGTGCAGGTCGACCAGCAGCTGGTCAGCAGCCGCAAGCCTGACGACATTCCCGCGTTCAACGAGCAGTTCCTGAAGCTGCTGGGCGCGGCGGGCTGA
- a CDS encoding Bug family tripartite tricarboxylate transporter substrate binding protein → MTNHTSLPRRHFLGRGLAASLLPAPALLGLLPGQAGAAQPWPARPIKWVVPFLAGTAPDTTARILHEAVARELGQPVIIENRGGVGGNLGARIVAKAAPDGYTWIYSSAPMAASMHMYKAPGYDALKDFQHVMGLTSSDIVLIVNAESNIRTLDDLLAQARQAPGKLDYASGGVGTPSHLGVELLLSAVQVRVTHVPYKGASEIVNAVMGRQVAFGAPIFSVAYSNIQAGKLRALAIAGARRNPKLPDVPTLAELGVRGVELTSWGGVSVPAGTPEPIVARMRAAFDKALRQPAVIAALEEQGGNVTPMDGARYREAFSREMEVTAAMMKLTALEPM, encoded by the coding sequence ATGACGAACCACACCTCGCTGCCGCGGCGGCACTTCCTGGGCCGCGGCCTGGCCGCCAGTTTGCTGCCCGCGCCGGCGCTGCTGGGCCTGTTGCCGGGGCAGGCCGGCGCGGCCCAGCCCTGGCCGGCGCGCCCGATCAAGTGGGTGGTGCCGTTTCTCGCCGGCACCGCGCCCGACACCACGGCGCGCATCCTGCACGAGGCGGTGGCGCGCGAACTGGGCCAACCGGTGATCATCGAGAACCGCGGCGGCGTGGGCGGCAACCTGGGCGCGCGCATCGTCGCCAAGGCCGCGCCCGACGGCTATACCTGGATCTATTCGAGCGCGCCCATGGCCGCCAGCATGCACATGTACAAGGCGCCGGGCTATGACGCGCTCAAGGACTTCCAGCATGTGATGGGCCTGACCAGTTCGGACATCGTGCTGATCGTCAACGCCGAGTCGAACATCCGCACGCTCGACGATCTGCTGGCGCAGGCGCGCCAGGCGCCGGGCAAGTTGGACTATGCCTCGGGCGGCGTCGGCACGCCTTCGCACCTGGGCGTCGAGTTGCTGCTGAGCGCGGTGCAGGTGCGCGTCACGCATGTGCCCTACAAGGGGGCGTCCGAGATCGTCAACGCCGTCATGGGCCGGCAGGTGGCGTTTGGCGCGCCGATCTTCTCGGTCGCGTATTCCAATATCCAGGCGGGCAAGCTGCGTGCGCTGGCGATTGCGGGCGCCCGGCGCAATCCCAAGCTGCCCGATGTGCCGACGCTGGCCGAACTGGGGGTGCGCGGCGTCGAACTCACTTCCTGGGGCGGGGTGTCGGTGCCTGCCGGCACGCCCGAACCCATCGTGGCGCGCATGCGCGCGGCCTTCGACAAGGCGCTCAGGCAACCGGCGGTGATTGCCGCGCTGGAGGAGCAGGGCGGCAATGTGACGCCCATGGATGGCGCGCGCTACCGCGAGGCGTTCAGCCGGGAGATGGAGGTCACGGCGGCGATGATGAAGCTGACCGCGCTCGAGCCGATGTAG
- a CDS encoding acyl-CoA dehydrogenase family protein, giving the protein MKNDAISALPEPLFDVPFEGSARAADLIARIQEFLFGELAALARTQGIDHEHGADRQLLQQVWKRSQALGFYGMTLPAAMGGLELPVLDQVLIKEAIYASGSPFAPHVLGELSGPPRVGALVRHATPYQLAQFIVPVAQADKAICFALTEAEAGSDAGALQTRALRDGDDFVLDGRKRFISGAPFADYAVLMASTASDPAQREITAFFVDLKSPGVRVESGYKTMAGQSHTGDIVLEACRVPAANQIGEQGRGLALALGRITVNRLLHCPAMLGLAQLALRDARDYARQRRQFGRAIGEFQAIQHQLADMATELSAARALMLGTARQIDAGSDARAQAAMAKLFCSEAAFRVADRAVQIHGGEGIVQGRRVEFLFRMLRMYRVLTGTSEIQRNTIAQELLRA; this is encoded by the coding sequence ATGAAAAACGATGCAATCTCCGCCCTTCCCGAGCCGCTGTTCGATGTGCCTTTCGAGGGCTCGGCGCGCGCCGCCGACCTGATCGCACGCATCCAGGAATTCCTGTTTGGCGAGCTGGCAGCGCTGGCGCGCACGCAGGGCATCGACCACGAGCATGGCGCCGACCGGCAGCTGTTGCAGCAGGTCTGGAAGCGCTCGCAGGCGCTGGGCTTCTATGGCATGACCTTGCCCGCGGCCATGGGCGGGCTGGAGCTGCCGGTGCTCGACCAGGTGCTGATCAAGGAGGCGATCTACGCCAGCGGCTCGCCGTTTGCGCCGCATGTGCTGGGCGAGCTCAGCGGCCCGCCGCGCGTCGGCGCGCTGGTGCGCCATGCGACGCCGTATCAGCTGGCGCAGTTCATTGTCCCGGTGGCGCAGGCGGACAAGGCCATCTGCTTTGCGCTGACCGAGGCCGAGGCCGGCTCCGACGCGGGCGCGTTGCAGACGCGCGCGCTGCGCGACGGCGACGACTTCGTGCTTGACGGGCGCAAGCGCTTCATCTCGGGCGCGCCGTTTGCCGACTATGCGGTGCTGATGGCGTCCACCGCCAGCGACCCGGCGCAGCGCGAGATCACGGCCTTCTTTGTCGACCTGAAGTCGCCCGGCGTGCGCGTGGAGAGCGGCTACAAGACCATGGCCGGGCAGTCGCATACCGGCGACATCGTGCTCGAGGCCTGCCGCGTGCCGGCAGCCAATCAGATCGGCGAACAAGGCCGCGGCCTGGCGCTGGCGCTGGGGCGCATCACCGTCAACCGGCTGCTGCATTGCCCGGCGATGCTGGGGCTGGCGCAGCTGGCGCTGCGCGATGCGCGCGACTATGCGCGCCAGCGCCGCCAGTTCGGCCGCGCGATCGGCGAGTTCCAGGCCATCCAGCACCAGCTGGCCGACATGGCCACCGAGCTCAGCGCGGCGCGCGCGCTGATGCTCGGCACCGCGCGCCAGATCGATGCCGGCAGCGATGCGCGCGCCCAGGCCGCGATGGCCAAGCTGTTCTGTTCGGAGGCCGCGTTCCGCGTGGCCGACCGCGCGGTGCAGATCCACGGCGGCGAGGGCATCGTGCAGGGCCGGCGCGTGGAATTCCTGTTCCGCATGCTGCGCATGTACCGCGTGCTGACCGGCACCAGCGAGATCCAGCGCAACACCATCGCGCAGGAACTGCTGCGCGCCTGA